The following proteins are co-located in the Pseudoalteromonas sp. N1230-9 genome:
- the glnE gene encoding bifunctional [glutamate--ammonia ligase]-adenylyl-L-tyrosine phosphorylase/[glutamate--ammonia-ligase] adenylyltransferase, which translates to MSNSQPLPDALYQLGQTRFNGLYPEQPVDPLIAKLLSLSDFAWSCLQSQPDLKDWLLDESTLACRNPQPPLTDDDFTELDDAAAMAKLRLYREKYWLKVAFLDVCCDNPIEDSIAYISALAEQLIDCANQWAFAQVAKVSGMPTDAFGNAIPMLVLGMGKLGGGELNYSSDIDLIFSYPTDVPTQGGRRSIEAQVFYTKVAQKLIMALNQTTVNGQVFRVDMRLRPFGESGPLVMSFNAMEDYYQEQGREWERYAMLKGRLIGAENSYWAEFYELLRPFVYRRYIDFSVIESLRKMKQMIAQEVRRKRLTNNIKLGAGGIREVEFVVQALQMVRGGREANLQTQSLLSALQELTNNQVIDAKEASLLRHNYLTLRRIEQYLQIFDDKQTQTLPDDEQDQQRLCVLLNKANFDECLKAINETMASIHSEFEQVIGFESDNVDPCESAFISAWEMADVSLMDDGNLAWQQALDDFKTRLTKAKVGSRGRDILDKLMPLLLKQLTVSKASSDAFTMICQVLNKIISRTAYLELLYENPGALNQLVALCCHSKWIGEHISRYPILLDELIDPQVLYKPTPLSAYKDEIRQYFLRIEYDDLELQMEALRQFKQTHQLRIAAADATGVLDVMKVSDHLTALAEAIVEQAVNIAWHACVARFGQPTNTTEQEKGFAVIAYGKTGGFEVGYDSDLDLVFVHNHDGSSYTDGDKAIDSRQFYLKLAQRLMHLFNTRTASGILYELDTRLRPEGASGLLAINLESFYHYQQTQAWTWEHQALVRSRMIYGQASLHSRFDEIRAIILCQARDDEKLKKDVIEMREKMRNHLAKGNSELFDLKQDHGGMTDIEFITQYLVLKYAPQYQELTTWPDNVRILEDAAKLGCIDSEMQHQLVAAYIEYRSRYHVMSLNQQGRCAPRTELKEHISLVQSAWQQVLAS; encoded by the coding sequence ATGAGTAATTCACAACCGCTTCCTGACGCGCTTTATCAATTAGGACAAACTCGTTTTAACGGTTTGTACCCTGAGCAGCCTGTAGACCCGTTGATTGCTAAATTACTGTCTTTGAGTGACTTCGCTTGGAGTTGCTTACAATCTCAACCCGACTTGAAAGATTGGTTGCTAGATGAAAGCACATTGGCTTGCCGTAACCCGCAACCGCCACTTACTGATGATGACTTTACTGAGTTAGATGATGCCGCAGCGATGGCCAAGTTGCGATTATACCGAGAAAAATATTGGCTTAAGGTTGCGTTCTTAGATGTCTGTTGCGATAACCCAATTGAAGACAGCATCGCTTATATTTCTGCACTTGCTGAGCAGTTAATTGATTGTGCAAATCAATGGGCATTCGCACAAGTTGCAAAAGTCAGTGGCATGCCAACAGATGCGTTTGGAAATGCTATTCCAATGCTTGTACTAGGCATGGGAAAACTTGGGGGAGGGGAGTTAAATTACTCCTCAGATATCGATCTCATTTTTTCTTACCCAACAGATGTGCCAACTCAAGGTGGACGCCGTTCTATTGAAGCGCAAGTTTTTTACACTAAGGTTGCGCAAAAATTAATTATGGCGCTCAACCAAACCACTGTTAACGGCCAAGTTTTCCGTGTTGATATGCGCTTGAGACCTTTTGGTGAAAGTGGCCCTTTGGTAATGAGCTTTAATGCAATGGAAGATTATTACCAAGAGCAAGGCCGAGAGTGGGAACGTTATGCCATGCTAAAAGGGCGTTTGATAGGCGCTGAAAATAGCTATTGGGCTGAGTTCTATGAGTTATTAAGACCATTTGTTTATCGTCGATATATTGACTTTTCGGTGATCGAATCTTTACGAAAAATGAAACAGATGATTGCTCAAGAAGTGCGACGAAAGCGTTTAACTAACAATATAAAACTGGGCGCTGGTGGTATTCGCGAAGTTGAATTTGTGGTGCAAGCATTGCAAATGGTGCGTGGTGGCCGTGAGGCAAACTTACAAACACAATCACTTTTATCAGCCTTACAAGAGCTTACTAACAATCAGGTTATTGACGCTAAAGAAGCGTCGCTGCTTAGGCATAATTACCTCACATTGCGTCGTATTGAGCAATACTTACAAATATTTGATGATAAGCAAACTCAAACATTGCCCGATGATGAGCAAGACCAGCAACGCTTATGTGTGCTGCTTAATAAAGCCAACTTTGATGAGTGCCTAAAAGCGATTAATGAAACAATGGCCTCAATACACAGTGAGTTTGAGCAGGTAATTGGCTTTGAAAGTGACAACGTTGATCCATGTGAAAGTGCATTTATTAGTGCGTGGGAAATGGCCGATGTGTCCTTGATGGATGATGGTAATTTAGCGTGGCAACAGGCACTTGATGACTTTAAAACACGTTTAACAAAAGCAAAAGTTGGTAGCCGTGGGCGAGATATTCTCGACAAGTTGATGCCTTTACTGCTTAAGCAGTTGACAGTGAGTAAAGCCAGTAGTGATGCCTTCACTATGATTTGCCAAGTGCTCAATAAAATCATTTCTCGTACAGCTTATTTAGAGCTCTTATATGAAAACCCTGGCGCGTTAAATCAACTGGTTGCTTTGTGCTGTCACAGCAAATGGATAGGTGAACATATCTCTCGTTACCCAATTTTGCTTGATGAGTTGATTGATCCCCAAGTACTTTATAAGCCTACTCCGTTATCGGCTTATAAAGACGAAATAAGACAGTACTTCCTTCGTATAGAATACGATGATTTAGAGCTGCAAATGGAAGCCTTACGCCAATTTAAACAAACACACCAACTGCGAATTGCCGCAGCGGATGCGACAGGTGTTCTTGATGTAATGAAAGTGAGTGACCACTTAACGGCGTTGGCAGAGGCGATTGTTGAGCAGGCTGTGAACATTGCGTGGCATGCGTGTGTTGCACGTTTTGGCCAACCAACCAATACCACAGAGCAAGAAAAAGGCTTCGCGGTTATTGCTTACGGTAAAACAGGTGGCTTTGAAGTAGGTTATGACTCTGATTTAGATTTAGTGTTTGTGCATAATCACGATGGTAGTAGTTATACCGATGGTGATAAGGCGATTGATTCAAGACAGTTCTATTTAAAATTAGCACAGCGTCTAATGCATCTATTTAACACACGCACTGCATCTGGCATTTTGTACGAGCTTGATACACGCTTGAGGCCTGAAGGAGCGTCAGGGCTGTTGGCAATAAACCTAGAAAGCTTTTATCACTATCAACAAACCCAAGCATGGACTTGGGAGCATCAAGCCTTAGTTCGCTCGAGAATGATTTATGGGCAGGCGTCGCTTCATTCTAGATTTGATGAGATCAGAGCAATTATTTTGTGCCAAGCACGTGATGATGAAAAATTGAAAAAAGATGTCATAGAAATGCGTGAAAAAATGCGCAATCACTTAGCGAAAGGTAATAGTGAATTATTTGACTTAAAACAAGACCATGGTGGAATGACTGATATTGAGTTTATTACACAATATTTAGTCTTAAAATATGCCCCGCAGTATCAAGAGTTAACGACATGGCCTGATAATGTTCGTATTTTAGAGGATGCAGCTAAGCTTGGCTGTATTGATTCTGAAATGCAACATCAGCTAGTGGCTGCTTACATTGAATACCGTTCACGTTATCATGTCATGAGCTTAAACCAGCAAGGTCGATGTGCGCCGCGCACTGAGCTCAAAGAGCATATAAGTTTGGTACAAAGTGCGTGGCAGCAAGTGTTAGCTTCTTAA
- a CDS encoding TcpQ domain-containing protein — protein MWFWVKHLSLAIILIAAALYFLFGKGPVIDIKNTQNAAAQGLSRFYSSLRNQVNSKNNERDKYVLKLKEPETSLDMALFERGKIVQPSSPNWTGDVLPRRFESGTTLKDVLSDYARNEEIELYWYLSKDYVVKDHFRVDSNFVSALYQVGRAINDDFENEVYTFFCFKQRAAVITELPSPYIRENCRRLRS, from the coding sequence ATGTGGTTTTGGGTTAAGCATTTATCATTAGCTATTATTTTGATTGCAGCAGCTCTTTATTTTTTATTCGGTAAAGGGCCTGTTATCGATATTAAAAATACTCAAAATGCCGCCGCACAAGGGCTTTCTCGTTTTTATTCGTCACTAAGAAATCAAGTTAACAGTAAAAATAACGAGCGTGATAAATACGTACTTAAATTAAAAGAGCCTGAAACAAGCCTAGACATGGCTCTGTTTGAGCGTGGCAAGATAGTTCAGCCCTCATCTCCAAACTGGACTGGTGATGTATTACCACGTCGCTTTGAAAGCGGAACAACATTAAAAGACGTGTTATCAGACTACGCTCGAAATGAAGAAATTGAGCTTTACTGGTACCTCAGCAAAGATTATGTCGTCAAAGATCACTTTCGTGTTGATAGCAACTTTGTGTCCGCTTTATATCAAGTGGGACGTGCTATCAACGACGACTTTGAAAATGAGGTTTATACCTTCTTTTGTTTCAAGCAAAGAGCGGCTGTTATTACAGAGCTGCCCTCTCCTTACATACGCGAAAACTGCCGCCGCTTAAGAAGCTAA
- the lpxL gene encoding LpxL/LpxP family Kdo(2)-lipid IV(A) lauroyl/palmitoleoyl acyltransferase gives MVSSSPFKVSFLGPRYWLTWVGVFFLFLISWLPHKFQLFLGKCLGRLVHRFMKRRRHIAEVNIRLCFPDMPEQEQKELVLKNMENTGIAMMETGMAWWWPDWRVRKCYGSIKGLEYFEQIQQSGKGVLMLVPHILHLEMASRVMGLKYQGIGFYRPHNNPLMEYFTTNGRLRSNEFLVGKRDVKGLLKALKNKKICYYLPDQDYGRNRCEFAPFYAVKDAATTTGTLLFANSKHCETVSLASRRDEQGRYHLEVLPIMENFPSGDNLDDVTRVNQRMEQAVNRAPEQYMWLHRRFKTRPDKNAPSYYK, from the coding sequence GTGGTTAGTTCATCTCCTTTCAAAGTATCCTTTTTGGGTCCTCGTTATTGGCTCACATGGGTTGGCGTTTTCTTCTTATTTTTGATCTCTTGGTTACCACATAAGTTTCAATTATTCCTTGGAAAATGTTTAGGTAGATTAGTTCATCGCTTTATGAAACGTCGTCGTCACATAGCCGAGGTCAATATCCGCCTATGTTTCCCAGACATGCCAGAGCAAGAACAAAAAGAGCTAGTGCTTAAGAATATGGAAAACACCGGTATCGCTATGATGGAAACAGGCATGGCATGGTGGTGGCCCGATTGGCGTGTAAGAAAGTGCTATGGCTCAATCAAGGGCCTTGAATACTTTGAACAAATTCAACAATCAGGCAAAGGCGTTTTAATGCTCGTGCCACACATTCTTCATTTAGAAATGGCAAGCCGAGTGATGGGGTTGAAGTATCAAGGTATTGGTTTTTATCGCCCACACAATAATCCCTTGATGGAATATTTTACGACCAATGGCCGTTTACGTTCTAATGAGTTCTTAGTTGGAAAGCGTGATGTTAAAGGGTTGCTAAAAGCACTAAAAAATAAAAAGATTTGCTATTACTTACCCGATCAAGATTACGGCCGTAACCGCTGTGAATTCGCGCCATTTTATGCAGTAAAAGATGCTGCAACAACAACTGGCACACTACTTTTTGCGAACAGTAAACACTGTGAAACAGTGAGTCTTGCTAGCCGCCGTGATGAGCAAGGTCGCTACCACTTAGAAGTACTCCCGATTATGGAAAACTTTCCAAGTGGTGATAACCTTGATGACGTAACACGTGTCAATCAACGCATGGAGCAAGCGGTTAATAGAGCACCTGAACAATATATGTGGTTACATCGACGTTTTAAAACGCGCCCTGATAAGAATGCCCCTTCTTATTATAAGTGA
- the tolC gene encoding outer membrane channel protein TolC has product MKKTLLAALIGFSSALTATATYAEDLLQVYEIATANDPTVLKAKAQADAQAYESDRALSALLPQLGLSLGYEKTDATLYEGNDTTGYIEFDRDTDVFSRGISLSQTLFDLGAWNSLGIADKQALQANARYDFARQDLIVRVADGYFNVLSAIDNLEFVQAEKRAIERQLQQTKERYAVGLTAITDVHEAQAQYDNSVAKEIVAKNSVETAREQLREITGKYHAKLDMLNTDTFSTVAPNKQSTDYIKIAEENNLNLQVSKVTVDIAKDQIDLAKAGHYPKLTLNASYGDSLTDLNRNSHEPRADSASVGVNFSLPIYSGGATVAATEQARAFYVAASEDLEASLRAVTRSVITSYNQVVSDIATYKALQQAVVSAESALKATEAGFEVGTRTIVDVLISTQNLYNAKSNLANVRYRYVVSTLRLKQAAGTLTAEDLAAINQGLKEI; this is encoded by the coding sequence ATGAAAAAAACACTACTCGCTGCGCTGATCGGTTTTTCGAGCGCTTTGACTGCTACTGCCACTTACGCTGAAGATTTACTCCAAGTATACGAGATTGCTACAGCAAATGATCCTACCGTACTTAAAGCAAAAGCCCAAGCAGATGCGCAAGCTTATGAGAGCGATCGCGCGTTAAGTGCGCTATTGCCACAATTAGGTTTAAGTTTAGGGTACGAAAAAACCGACGCAACATTATACGAAGGCAACGATACAACCGGTTACATTGAATTTGACCGTGATACAGATGTATTTAGCCGCGGTATTAGTCTGAGCCAAACATTGTTTGACTTGGGTGCGTGGAATTCATTAGGCATTGCTGATAAACAAGCTTTGCAAGCAAACGCACGGTACGACTTTGCTAGACAAGACCTCATTGTTCGTGTTGCTGATGGTTATTTCAATGTACTTAGCGCAATTGACAACTTAGAGTTTGTACAGGCTGAAAAACGTGCCATTGAACGTCAATTACAACAAACAAAAGAACGTTACGCAGTTGGTTTGACAGCGATTACCGACGTACATGAAGCACAAGCACAGTACGACAACTCTGTAGCAAAAGAAATTGTTGCGAAAAACAGCGTTGAAACGGCCCGCGAACAACTTCGTGAGATCACAGGCAAATACCATGCAAAGTTAGACATGTTAAATACTGACACGTTTTCAACTGTTGCGCCTAACAAACAGTCAACCGACTACATAAAAATCGCAGAAGAGAACAACTTAAACTTGCAAGTATCAAAAGTAACCGTTGATATTGCAAAAGATCAAATCGACTTAGCAAAAGCTGGCCACTACCCTAAGCTGACTTTAAACGCCTCGTACGGCGACAGCCTAACTGACTTAAACAGAAATTCACACGAGCCTCGTGCGGACAGTGCCTCAGTGGGCGTTAACTTTAGCCTACCTATTTATTCTGGTGGCGCAACTGTCGCAGCAACTGAACAAGCTCGTGCATTCTATGTAGCAGCCAGTGAAGATTTAGAAGCAAGCCTGCGTGCAGTTACACGCTCTGTGATTACTTCTTACAACCAAGTTGTATCGGATATCGCAACTTACAAAGCGTTGCAACAAGCGGTTGTTTCAGCAGAAAGTGCGCTTAAAGCAACAGAGGCTGGCTTTGAGGTAGGTACACGTACAATCGTTGACGTACTTATCAGCACACAAAACCTTTACAACGCCAAAAGCAACCTTGCTAACGTGCGTTACCGCTATGTTGTTTCAACACTGCGTTTAAAGCAAGCCGCTGGTACATTAACAGCTGAGGATCTTGCTGCAATTAACCAAGGTTTAAAAGAAATCTAA
- a CDS encoding NUDIX domain-containing protein: MKVTAISQFSHDDIELKPVERAYDGFFKVNLYRFRHALFSGGESVEIKREILERGHAVAVLPYDPVTDQVLLVEQVRIGALASKQSPWLLECIAGMADGSTDYEQVAKREALEEAGIELDELEFMMSYLSSPGGTTERLYLYLARTDLSHYQEGIFGLDNEDEDIKTHVMSYTEAMLRLEQGEIDNAATVISLQWLALNKQRILSDWQTA, encoded by the coding sequence ATGAAAGTAACAGCAATCTCACAGTTTAGCCATGATGATATTGAGCTTAAACCTGTTGAACGTGCATATGATGGCTTTTTTAAAGTTAATTTATACCGCTTTCGCCACGCATTATTTTCAGGTGGTGAGTCAGTAGAGATTAAACGTGAAATCTTAGAGCGTGGTCATGCTGTTGCTGTGCTTCCATATGATCCTGTAACCGATCAGGTTTTGCTTGTTGAACAAGTGCGTATTGGTGCACTTGCATCTAAGCAGTCACCTTGGTTACTTGAGTGTATCGCCGGCATGGCCGATGGAAGTACGGACTATGAGCAAGTTGCTAAGCGTGAAGCATTGGAAGAAGCGGGCATCGAGCTTGATGAGCTTGAATTTATGATGTCTTATCTTTCAAGTCCGGGTGGCACAACAGAACGTTTATACTTGTATTTAGCGCGCACAGACTTATCTCACTATCAAGAGGGGATTTTTGGCCTTGATAATGAAGATGAAGATATTAAAACACATGTAATGTCATACACAGAAGCCATGCTCCGCTTAGAGCAAGGAGAAATCGACAATGCAGCGACAGTTATCTCGTTACAGTGGTTAGCACTGAATAAGCAACGTATACTGTCTGATTGGCAAACTGCTTAA
- a CDS encoding DUF1249 domain-containing protein, with product MTYVTAEQRYIQSLPKYLTLCEHNYVRALKLLPKERQIGHVRKVQLGNSTFVVKIDDTAKYTMDISISQETGNLHVVTPLYLTVRMYHDAKVAEIVHHDFHQRIKPSYAYPNPNMHQKDEKYQLNAFLYDWLVACVENGRAALHWDVNNGLV from the coding sequence TTGACGTACGTAACAGCTGAACAACGTTACATTCAAAGCTTACCTAAGTATTTAACTTTGTGTGAGCATAATTATGTGCGTGCGCTCAAATTACTCCCCAAAGAACGTCAAATAGGCCATGTACGTAAAGTGCAACTCGGTAATAGCACATTTGTGGTTAAAATAGATGATACAGCAAAGTACACCATGGATATTTCTATCTCGCAAGAGACAGGAAACCTGCATGTTGTTACCCCGCTTTATCTAACTGTGCGTATGTATCATGATGCAAAAGTGGCTGAAATAGTTCATCACGATTTTCATCAACGGATAAAGCCATCTTACGCATACCCGAATCCGAATATGCATCAAAAAGATGAAAAGTATCAACTAAATGCTTTTTTGTATGACTGGCTTGTTGCGTGTGTAGAAAATGGCCGTGCAGCGCTACACTGGGATGTAAACAATGGCTTGGTTTAG
- a CDS encoding metallophosphoesterase: protein MAWFSDAYHFDKTTLKIAHITDCHLSKDRQGEYFNVNTAEYFSRCLAAMANLQLDCVIFGGDLTQDHSSESYQLFAELIDDSALSCPVFWLPGNHDELAEYEALSNSQILNSKRITFLAGQLLLTNSKGATPAGWITQTHLSELSEAIGQIPSVVFCHHNPLPIQAYLDKHMLENGPQFLNACVNSEQCIGVFHGHVHHEYTHNYRDLSVFATPASSIQFTKHTMAWQQEDLGPAFRVINLNVDKQQSVQLTTDVVWLNG from the coding sequence ATGGCTTGGTTTAGTGATGCTTATCATTTTGACAAAACAACATTAAAAATTGCACATATTACAGATTGTCATTTATCAAAAGACAGGCAAGGTGAGTATTTTAATGTAAATACCGCTGAGTATTTTTCGCGTTGCTTAGCTGCCATGGCAAACTTACAACTTGATTGCGTGATCTTTGGGGGTGATTTAACACAAGATCACAGCAGTGAATCGTATCAACTATTTGCTGAACTTATTGATGATTCGGCACTGTCTTGTCCTGTGTTTTGGCTACCAGGGAATCATGATGAGCTTGCTGAATATGAAGCGCTTTCAAACTCGCAAATTTTAAACAGTAAACGTATTACCTTTTTAGCTGGACAATTGCTTTTAACAAACTCAAAAGGCGCGACCCCAGCAGGTTGGATAACACAAACCCACTTAAGCGAGTTAAGCGAAGCAATAGGGCAAATACCGAGTGTAGTGTTTTGTCATCATAACCCGCTACCTATTCAAGCCTACTTAGATAAGCATATGCTAGAAAATGGCCCGCAGTTTTTAAACGCTTGCGTCAATAGTGAGCAATGCATTGGCGTGTTTCATGGTCACGTACATCATGAGTATACGCACAATTACCGTGACCTTAGCGTGTTTGCGACACCTGCCAGCTCAATACAATTTACTAAGCATACTATGGCGTGGCAGCAAGAAGATTTAGGGCCTGCGTTTCGTGTGATTAACTTAAATGTTGATAAGCAACAAAGCGTGCAGTTAACAACGGATGTAGTATGGCTAAACGGGTAA
- a CDS encoding YqiA/YcfP family alpha/beta fold hydrolase: MAKRVIYIHGFNSSEQSYKAVRFGEHMAQFDVDYKVPRLTHEPLHAILQLEQLLNDDTVLLGSSLGGFYATYLSQRYSIPAVVINPAVRPFELLDNYLGPNYNPYQDTHYELDTRHMDALRSLYLSQLDTPSLIYLLQQTGDEVLPFQQAVNYYSQCKQHVEFGGDHSFIGFEQTFASIVDFLKIT, from the coding sequence ATGGCTAAACGGGTAATTTATATTCATGGTTTCAATAGCTCTGAGCAATCGTACAAAGCCGTTCGTTTTGGCGAGCATATGGCTCAGTTTGATGTTGATTATAAAGTGCCGCGATTAACCCATGAGCCGTTACATGCAATTTTACAATTAGAACAACTGTTAAATGATGATACTGTATTACTCGGTAGTTCATTAGGCGGTTTTTATGCGACCTATTTGTCGCAACGTTATTCGATACCAGCGGTGGTCATTAACCCCGCGGTGCGCCCATTTGAGTTACTTGATAACTATTTAGGGCCAAACTATAACCCGTATCAAGACACCCATTACGAACTTGATACTCGTCACATGGATGCATTGCGCAGTTTATATTTGTCGCAATTAGACACCCCTTCATTGATTTATTTGCTACAGCAAACAGGCGATGAAGTACTGCCTTTTCAGCAGGCGGTTAACTATTATTCTCAGTGTAAGCAACACGTTGAATTTGGAGGCGATCATAGTTTTATCGGCTTCGAACAAACCTTTGCAAGTATTGTAGATTTTCTTAAAATCACGTAA
- the parE gene encoding DNA topoisomerase IV subunit B — translation MSQQNYNAEAIEVLNGLEPVKRRPGMYTDTVRPNHLGQEVIDNSVDEAMAGHATKIDVILHEDNSLEVIDDGRGMPIDIHPEEGIPGVELIFTKLHAGGKFSNKNYQFSGGLHGVGISVVNALSTRVEVTVRRDAQQFRMAFENGDKVEDLNVIGTVGKRNTGTTVRFWPDASYFDSANFSITKLNHLLKAKAVLCPGLRIKFTNKQTKESQEWYYETGLKDYLVEAVKGFEVLPKEPFIGDFSSSTEGADWAVVWLPEGGESIAESYVNLIPTAQGGTHVNGLRQGLLEAMREFCEFRNLLPRGVKLTPDDIWERCSYVLSVKMQDPQFAGQTKEKLSSRSCAAFVSGVVKDSFSLWLNEHTETAELLAELCISNAQRRLRAAKKVVRKRITSGPALPGKLTDCSAQDNDRTELFLVEGDSAGGSAKQARDREFQAIMPLRGKILNTWEVESGQILASQEVHDISVALGIDPDSSDLSGLRYNKICILADADSDGLHIATLLCALFVRHFPALIKEGHVFVAMPPLFRIDIGKEVYYALDEDEKNGILARIEAEKKRGKVNVQRFKGLGEMNPLQLRETTMDPNTRRLVQLTLDEEEQTMEMMDMLLAKKRSSDRRQWLEDHGNRAQV, via the coding sequence ATGAGTCAGCAAAATTATAACGCCGAAGCAATTGAAGTCTTAAACGGGTTAGAACCTGTAAAACGCCGCCCAGGTATGTACACCGACACGGTTCGTCCTAACCACTTAGGCCAAGAGGTTATCGATAATAGTGTCGATGAAGCAATGGCAGGTCATGCAACAAAAATAGATGTCATTCTTCATGAAGATAACTCGCTTGAAGTTATTGATGATGGCCGTGGTATGCCGATTGATATTCACCCCGAAGAGGGTATTCCTGGGGTGGAGCTTATTTTTACCAAGCTGCATGCCGGTGGTAAGTTCTCAAATAAAAACTATCAATTTTCAGGTGGTTTACACGGTGTTGGTATTTCAGTTGTAAATGCGCTGTCAACGCGTGTTGAAGTGACCGTACGCCGTGATGCACAGCAGTTTCGTATGGCCTTTGAGAATGGCGATAAAGTCGAAGACTTAAACGTAATTGGCACTGTGGGTAAGCGTAACACAGGGACTACCGTACGTTTTTGGCCAGATGCCAGTTATTTTGATTCTGCTAATTTCTCGATTACTAAGCTTAATCATTTATTAAAAGCCAAAGCCGTACTCTGCCCAGGCCTGCGCATTAAGTTTACCAATAAACAAACCAAAGAAAGCCAAGAGTGGTACTACGAAACGGGCTTAAAAGATTACTTAGTTGAAGCGGTGAAAGGTTTTGAAGTATTACCAAAAGAGCCGTTTATTGGTGATTTTTCAAGTTCAACAGAAGGCGCTGACTGGGCTGTTGTATGGTTACCTGAGGGCGGTGAATCCATTGCTGAAAGTTATGTAAACTTAATTCCGACTGCGCAAGGTGGTACGCATGTTAATGGTTTACGCCAAGGCTTACTTGAAGCAATGCGTGAATTCTGTGAATTTAGAAACTTATTGCCCCGTGGCGTAAAGTTAACGCCAGATGATATTTGGGAGCGTTGTAGCTATGTGTTGTCGGTGAAAATGCAAGACCCACAATTTGCTGGCCAAACCAAAGAAAAATTATCATCTCGTTCTTGCGCGGCGTTTGTATCGGGTGTGGTGAAAGACTCATTTAGTTTATGGTTAAACGAACACACAGAGACTGCTGAATTATTAGCTGAGCTATGTATCTCAAATGCACAGCGCCGATTACGTGCTGCTAAAAAAGTTGTTCGAAAGCGCATTACCTCTGGCCCCGCGTTACCGGGTAAATTAACCGATTGTAGTGCCCAAGATAATGACCGTACTGAATTATTCTTAGTAGAGGGTGACTCTGCGGGCGGCTCGGCTAAACAAGCTCGCGACCGTGAATTTCAAGCAATAATGCCACTGCGCGGTAAAATTCTTAATACATGGGAAGTCGAATCAGGACAGATTTTAGCATCGCAAGAGGTGCATGATATTTCAGTGGCTCTAGGTATCGACCCTGATTCAAGTGATTTATCGGGTCTGCGTTATAACAAGATTTGTATTTTGGCTGATGCTGACTCGGATGGATTACACATTGCCACATTATTGTGCGCACTGTTTGTTCGTCATTTCCCTGCGCTCATTAAAGAAGGTCATGTATTTGTAGCCATGCCACCGCTGTTTCGTATTGATATCGGTAAAGAGGTGTATTACGCCCTCGATGAAGATGAGAAGAATGGTATTTTGGCTCGCATCGAAGCTGAGAAAAAGCGTGGTAAAGTGAATGTTCAACGCTTCAAAGGGTTAGGTGAAATGAACCCGTTGCAGTTAAGAGAAACAACGATGGATCCAAATACCCGTCGTTTGGTGCAATTAACACTCGATGAAGAAGAGCAAACCATGGAAATGATGGATATGTTACTTGCGAAGAAACGTTCATCAGATCGCCGTCAGTGGTTAGAAGATCACGGTAACCGCGCGCAAGTTTAA